A stretch of the Nitratireductor thuwali genome encodes the following:
- the phnE gene encoding phosphonate ABC transporter, permease protein PhnE, with amino-acid sequence MTATTHHPGLSEAGQTVERHFRMLAGRKRLYTIGGILFMVLAMGGSLWFANESNAGKFFDRLPYLFDFVGQMVPRDGMEIWRALFDLPSPYDDGSLKYNYPEGRIYFTQSLYLPEYFYKMLETINIALVATLIGFGLGFVLCFLAASNLMTRRWLRFFVRRFMELLRAFPEIVIAGFFLAIFSLGAVPAIIAVAVHTIGALGKMFFEVVENADLKAEEGLRAAGGNWVERVWFGVVPQVLPNFLSYGLLRLEINVRASTIIGAVGGGGIGEALRLSISQTHEAKTLAIILLLFCTIVAVDQFSAWLRRRLVGSQTFEFGRGG; translated from the coding sequence ATGACCGCAACCACCCATCATCCCGGCCTCTCCGAAGCCGGCCAGACCGTCGAACGGCATTTCCGGATGCTGGCCGGGCGCAAGCGTCTCTATACGATCGGCGGCATCTTATTCATGGTCCTGGCCATGGGCGGTTCCCTGTGGTTCGCCAATGAATCGAACGCCGGCAAATTCTTCGACCGACTGCCCTATCTGTTCGATTTCGTCGGCCAGATGGTGCCGCGCGACGGTATGGAAATATGGCGGGCGCTGTTCGATCTGCCATCGCCCTATGACGATGGCAGCCTCAAATACAACTACCCCGAAGGCCGGATCTATTTCACCCAGTCGCTCTATCTGCCGGAATATTTCTACAAGATGCTGGAGACGATCAACATAGCGCTGGTGGCGACGCTGATCGGCTTCGGTCTCGGCTTCGTGCTGTGCTTTCTGGCCGCCTCCAACCTGATGACGCGGCGCTGGCTGCGCTTCTTCGTCCGGCGCTTCATGGAACTCCTGCGCGCCTTTCCCGAGATCGTCATAGCCGGCTTCTTTCTGGCGATCTTCTCGCTCGGAGCGGTCCCCGCCATCATCGCCGTCGCCGTCCACACGATCGGCGCGCTGGGCAAGATGTTCTTCGAGGTCGTCGAGAACGCGGACCTGAAGGCCGAGGAAGGGCTGCGCGCGGCGGGCGGCAATTGGGTCGAAAGGGTCTGGTTCGGCGTCGTGCCCCAGGTCCTACCGAATTTCCTGAGCTACGGGTTGCTGCGGTTGGAAATAAACGTGCGCGCCTCCACCATCATCGGTGCGGTGGGCGGCGGCGGCATCGGGGAAGCGCTGCGGCTTTCGATCAGCCAGACGCATGAGGCCAAGACCCTCGCGATCATCCTGCTCCTGTTCTGCACCATCGTGGCCGTGGACCAGTTCTCGGCGTGGCTGCGCCGCCGCCTCGTCGGCAGCCAGACATTCGAATTCGGCCGGGGAGGCTGA
- a CDS encoding adenosine deaminase: protein MIPKAELHCHIEGAAAPELVLRQAEKYGADVSAFIREGAYHWHDFTSFLKAYDGAAGLFRTPEDYALLAETYLCELAGQGAIYAEFFTSPDHAERIDLSARSYTEGLAEGMRRARETTGIEARMIVTGVRHVGVEAVEKAALFAAQCGHPLVTGFGMAGDERIGHSRDFARAFDIAREAGLGVTVHAGEFGGPESVEAALDTLRPARIGHGVRAIEKPALVERLSAEGVVLEICPVSNMVLGVFPDLAGHPFPALYDAGCKVTLNSDDPPHFRTSLGYEYEVASRHFGLDEEALAGITRTAVEAAFVDEPTRSALLTRVVQPAVLSG from the coding sequence ATGATCCCGAAAGCCGAACTGCACTGCCATATCGAAGGGGCAGCCGCGCCAGAGCTCGTTCTGCGGCAGGCGGAAAAATATGGTGCCGATGTTTCCGCCTTCATCCGCGAGGGCGCCTATCACTGGCATGACTTCACGAGTTTCCTGAAAGCCTATGACGGTGCGGCCGGTCTCTTCCGCACACCGGAAGATTACGCCCTCCTGGCCGAGACATATCTGTGTGAGCTTGCCGGCCAGGGCGCCATCTACGCCGAATTCTTCACCTCGCCCGATCACGCCGAACGCATAGATCTGTCCGCCCGATCCTATACGGAAGGGCTGGCCGAGGGCATGCGCCGCGCGCGCGAAACGACCGGCATCGAGGCCCGCATGATCGTAACCGGCGTGCGTCATGTCGGCGTTGAGGCTGTGGAGAAGGCAGCCCTGTTCGCGGCGCAATGCGGCCACCCGCTCGTCACCGGTTTCGGAATGGCCGGCGACGAGCGCATCGGCCATTCGCGCGATTTTGCACGCGCCTTCGATATCGCTCGTGAGGCGGGGCTGGGCGTCACCGTGCATGCCGGCGAATTCGGCGGTCCCGAGAGCGTCGAGGCGGCGCTGGATACGCTGCGGCCCGCGCGCATCGGCCACGGCGTGCGCGCAATCGAGAAACCTGCGCTGGTCGAAAGGCTGTCGGCAGAAGGCGTTGTTCTGGAGATATGCCCCGTCTCCAACATGGTGCTGGGCGTATTTCCCGATTTGGCCGGCCACCCGTTTCCCGCCCTGTATGATGCAGGATGCAAGGTCACGCTCAACTCCGACGACCCTCCGCATTTCCGCACCAGCCTCGGCTATGAATATGAAGTCGCGTCGCGGCATTTCGGGCTGGATGAGGAGGCGCTTGCCGGCATCACACGCACCGCGGTGGAAGCCGCCTTCGTGGACGAGCCGACCCGGTCGGCGCTTTTGACACGGGTCGTGCAGCCGGCGGTCCTTTCGGGATAA
- the upp gene encoding uracil phosphoribosyltransferase: MQGVTIVDHPLVQHKLTIMRDKETSTAGFRRLLREISLLLCYEVTRDLEMTTRVIETPIMEMKAPTLEGKKLVFASVLRAGNGLLDGMLDLVPAARVAHVGLYRDHETLEAVEYFFKAPSDLEDRLVIVVDPMLATANSAIAAVDRLKGRGATNLRFLCLLAAPEGVERFRKAHPDVPIFTAAVDEKLNEKGYIVPGLGDAGDRMYGTK, from the coding sequence ATGCAGGGCGTCACCATCGTCGATCACCCGCTTGTCCAGCACAAGCTCACCATCATGCGCGACAAGGAGACCTCGACGGCCGGGTTCCGCCGGCTCCTGCGTGAGATATCGCTCCTGCTTTGCTACGAGGTGACGCGCGATCTCGAGATGACCACGCGGGTGATCGAGACGCCGATCATGGAGATGAAGGCGCCCACGCTGGAGGGCAAGAAGCTGGTATTCGCCTCGGTTCTACGAGCCGGCAACGGCCTGCTCGATGGCATGTTGGACCTGGTGCCGGCGGCGCGAGTGGCGCATGTGGGCCTTTACCGCGACCACGAAACGCTGGAGGCGGTGGAATACTTCTTCAAGGCCCCGTCCGATCTGGAAGACCGGCTGGTGATCGTGGTCGATCCGATGCTGGCGACTGCCAATTCGGCCATTGCCGCAGTGGACAGGCTCAAGGGGCGGGGCGCCACCAATCTGCGCTTCCTGTGCCTGCTGGCGGCGCCCGAAGGGGTCGAACGCTTTCGCAAAGCCCACCCGGACGTGCCGATCTTCACGGCGGCCGTCGACGAAAAGCTTAACGAAAAGGGCTATATCGTGCCTGGTCTGGGCGATGCGGGCGACCGCATGTACGGCACCAAGTAA
- a CDS encoding alpha-D-ribose 1-methylphosphonate 5-triphosphate diphosphatase, producing MTSQIIFKNARIVLADEVIDGAVHVRDGRIEDISRGPVSAGGEDMEGDYLIPGLVELHTDHLERHYAPRPKVRWNPVAAVLAHDAQIAASGITTVFDALRVGLDEDSDMMVDDVRALADAIAGSMDAGRLRAEHFLHLRCEVSASDCLEGFALLAGDDRVKLASLMDHSPGQRQFTNLQAYATYYKAKMNLDDAGFERFCEKRTSESRANSAPNRRAIAEACRERGIILASHDDATTDHVAEAERDGVRVAEFPTTAEAARASKGSGMAVLMGAPNVVRGGSHSGNVSARELALGGDLDILSSDYIPFSLVQAAFHLGEVVDGISLPEAVAKVSKNPAEAVGLTDRGVIEPGRRADLVRVRLDTGIPVVRTVWRAGERVA from the coding sequence ATGACATCGCAGATAATTTTCAAGAACGCCCGCATCGTCCTGGCCGACGAGGTCATCGACGGGGCCGTCCATGTTCGGGACGGCAGGATAGAAGATATCTCCAGGGGCCCGGTCTCCGCCGGCGGCGAGGACATGGAGGGCGATTATCTGATCCCCGGCCTCGTCGAACTGCACACGGACCACCTGGAGCGCCACTATGCGCCGCGCCCCAAGGTGCGCTGGAATCCGGTCGCCGCCGTTCTGGCCCACGATGCGCAGATCGCTGCCTCGGGCATTACCACGGTCTTCGATGCGCTGCGCGTCGGCCTCGACGAGGACAGCGATATGATGGTGGACGACGTGCGCGCATTGGCTGACGCCATCGCAGGAAGCATGGATGCCGGCCGGCTGCGGGCCGAGCATTTTCTGCATCTGCGCTGCGAAGTCTCGGCCTCCGATTGCCTGGAAGGCTTCGCCCTTCTTGCCGGCGACGACCGGGTGAAGCTTGCATCGCTGATGGATCATTCTCCGGGCCAGCGGCAGTTCACGAACCTTCAGGCCTACGCCACCTACTACAAGGCCAAGATGAACCTGGACGATGCGGGTTTCGAGAGGTTCTGCGAAAAACGCACGAGCGAATCGCGCGCCAATTCCGCGCCCAACCGCCGGGCCATCGCCGAGGCATGCCGGGAGCGTGGGATCATCCTCGCCAGCCACGACGACGCGACCACTGACCACGTGGCTGAGGCGGAGCGCGATGGCGTGCGCGTGGCCGAATTTCCAACGACGGCCGAGGCGGCAAGGGCCTCCAAGGGTTCCGGCATGGCGGTGCTGATGGGCGCGCCCAACGTGGTGCGCGGCGGCTCGCACTCGGGCAACGTCTCGGCACGCGAACTGGCGCTTGGCGGTGACCTCGACATCCTTTCTTCCGACTATATTCCCTTCAGCCTGGTCCAGGCGGCGTTCCACCTGGGCGAGGTTGTCGATGGAATTTCCCTGCCCGAGGCGGTCGCGAAGGTATCGAAGAACCCTGCCGAAGCTGTGGGCCTGACCGACCGCGGCGTCATCGAACCCGGCCGCCGGGCCGACCTCGTCCGCGTCCGGCTCGATACCGGCATTCCCGTCGTGCGCACCGTCTGGCGCGCCGGCGAGCGTGTGGCCTAG
- the phnD gene encoding phosphonate ABC transporter substrate-binding protein, whose amino-acid sequence MLKKTLLGAVAFTALIVGAAQAEDLKEFRIGILGGENEADRMRNFQCMTEALPEVLGVEKVSLFPASDYDGVVQGLLGGTLDYAELGASGYAKVYLENPDAVEPILTTVQTDGSTGYHSVMVARKDSGIRTLEDLKGKKLGFADPDSTSGYLVPAVTLPKALGMPIEEHVAETGFGGGHENLVLEVVKGTFDAGTTWASGVGDFSDGYTSGNLHKMVEKGILDMDDLVEVWKSPLIPNGPVVVRTSMDDSMKQAFKDFMMKLPESDPECFSAIQGGDYKGYTEVTPAFYEPIIDARRSKIGS is encoded by the coding sequence ATGTTGAAGAAAACTCTGTTGGGCGCCGTGGCATTCACGGCTTTGATCGTCGGCGCGGCCCAGGCCGAGGACCTCAAGGAATTCCGCATCGGCATTCTCGGCGGCGAGAACGAAGCCGACCGCATGCGCAACTTCCAGTGCATGACCGAGGCGCTGCCGGAAGTGCTGGGCGTCGAAAAGGTTTCGCTGTTCCCGGCATCCGATTATGACGGAGTCGTGCAGGGCCTGCTCGGCGGTACGCTGGACTATGCCGAACTCGGCGCTTCGGGTTACGCCAAGGTGTATCTGGAAAATCCGGATGCGGTCGAGCCGATCCTCACGACGGTGCAGACGGACGGTTCCACCGGCTACCATTCGGTGATGGTGGCGCGCAAGGATTCGGGCATCCGCACGCTCGAAGACCTCAAAGGCAAGAAGCTCGGCTTCGCCGACCCTGATTCCACCTCCGGCTATCTCGTCCCCGCCGTGACCCTGCCAAAGGCGCTGGGCATGCCGATCGAGGAGCATGTCGCCGAAACGGGCTTCGGCGGCGGCCACGAAAACCTGGTCCTCGAAGTGGTCAAGGGCACATTCGATGCCGGCACCACCTGGGCCTCCGGCGTCGGCGATTTCTCCGACGGCTATACCTCCGGCAACCTGCACAAGATGGTGGAGAAGGGCATCCTCGACATGGACGATCTGGTCGAGGTCTGGAAATCGCCGCTGATCCCCAACGGCCCCGTCGTCGTGCGCACCTCGATGGACGACAGCATGAAGCAGGCCTTCAAGGACTTCATGATGAAGCTGCCGGAGAGCGACCCGGAATGCTTCTCCGCCATCCAGGGCGGCGACTACAAGGGCTACACGGAAGTCACGCCGGCATTCTACGAGCCCATCATCGACGCCCGCCGCTCGAAGATCGGCTCGTAA
- a CDS encoding DUF1045 domain-containing protein, giving the protein MRYAIYFTPGKDDPLGQVAARWLGRSPFARDDARPIGVDGFSAAEMAFHTAPPRRYGFHATLKAPFRLAEGRSESELVSALDAFASRREPVVVERIAVARLDGFFAIVPQVPFEALDRLASDIVTEFEPFRAPLTQAEIERRNPDSLSPAQLKNLHKWGYPYVHDEFRFHMTLTGRVPAAEAPRMEKAIEAFFGPLLLEPLDISSLALFAEPEAGAPFHIKSFHEMGRARERKTA; this is encoded by the coding sequence ATGCGGTATGCGATATATTTCACGCCCGGAAAGGACGATCCGCTCGGGCAGGTTGCCGCCAGATGGCTGGGACGCAGCCCGTTTGCACGGGATGATGCAAGGCCGATTGGCGTCGACGGTTTCTCAGCCGCCGAAATGGCCTTTCATACGGCTCCGCCCCGGCGCTACGGTTTTCACGCCACGCTGAAGGCGCCTTTCCGGCTTGCAGAGGGGCGCAGCGAATCCGAGCTGGTTTCGGCCTTGGACGCATTTGCCTCCCGGCGTGAGCCCGTGGTGGTCGAACGCATTGCCGTGGCACGGCTCGACGGGTTCTTCGCCATCGTCCCGCAAGTGCCTTTTGAAGCGCTCGACCGGCTGGCCTCCGACATCGTGACGGAATTCGAACCCTTCCGTGCGCCGCTGACGCAAGCCGAGATCGAGCGCCGCAATCCAGATAGTCTTTCGCCCGCGCAGCTAAAGAATCTTCACAAATGGGGCTATCCTTACGTGCATGACGAATTCCGGTTCCACATGACGCTGACCGGCCGCGTGCCCGCCGCCGAGGCACCGCGCATGGAAAAGGCCATAGAGGCCTTCTTCGGCCCGCTGCTCCTGGAGCCGCTCGACATTTCGTCGCTGGCTCTTTTCGCCGAACCGGAAGCCGGCGCGCCATTCCACATCAAGTCCTTCCACGAGATGGGTCGTGCAAGGGAGAGGAAAACCGCCTGA
- the phnC gene encoding phosphonate ABC transporter ATP-binding protein, with product MLEIRGVTRRFGKTVAVKNVDVKIAEGEMVGVIGRSGAGKSTLLRMINRLIETSEGAITFRDLEVSKLRGTALRRWNRDCAMIFQQFNLVPRLDVLTNVLLGRLNHRPTAMNLLNIYSREERIQAIAALERLDIAHTALQQAGTLSGGQQQRVAIARALMQEPQMILADEPIASLDPLNAKVVMDSLADINARDGITVITNLHTLDTARHYCSRIIGMAHGEVVFDGTASELTAAAVREIYGADTAGEGVSEEITSTSIETPARPRRERALEPALAG from the coding sequence ATGCTTGAGATACGCGGTGTAACCCGCCGCTTCGGCAAAACGGTTGCGGTGAAAAATGTCGATGTGAAGATCGCCGAGGGCGAGATGGTCGGCGTCATCGGCCGGTCGGGCGCCGGAAAGTCCACCCTGCTTCGCATGATCAACCGGCTGATCGAAACGAGCGAAGGCGCCATCACCTTCCGCGACCTTGAGGTCTCGAAACTCCGCGGCACAGCCCTCCGGCGCTGGAACCGCGACTGCGCGATGATCTTCCAGCAGTTCAACCTCGTACCGCGCCTCGACGTCCTGACCAATGTGCTGCTTGGCCGGCTCAACCATCGCCCGACGGCGATGAACCTTCTCAACATCTATTCCCGCGAGGAGCGCATCCAGGCGATCGCCGCGCTGGAGCGGCTCGACATCGCCCATACCGCCCTGCAGCAGGCAGGAACGCTCTCCGGCGGGCAGCAGCAGCGCGTGGCCATCGCCCGTGCGCTGATGCAGGAGCCGCAGATGATCCTGGCGGACGAGCCCATCGCCTCGCTCGACCCGCTCAATGCCAAGGTGGTGATGGATTCGCTTGCCGACATCAACGCCCGCGACGGCATCACGGTCATCACCAATCTGCACACGCTAGATACGGCGCGACACTATTGCAGCCGCATCATCGGCATGGCGCACGGCGAGGTTGTGTTCGACGGCACGGCGAGCGAGCTGACCGCAGCGGCCGTGCGGGAAATCTACGGTGCCGACACAGCCGGCGAAGGCGTATCCGAGGAGATCACCTCGACCAGCATCGAAACGCCCGCACGGCCGCGCCGCGAGCGGGCGCTTGAACCGGCATTGGCAGGTTAG
- the phnE gene encoding phosphonate ABC transporter, permease protein PhnE, whose protein sequence is MSITHDIHGVAARHPEVFARSLRKRLTGWLVGAGIIAYLVFAWWFFSIGAVLSGANWGIAGNYLADWVSYEVRPDIDFKDNHLEISYPRFSPLGADPQPDWVSLKSQTVEIRSEAKPTATEGATSGAGFLGSLDDGGSQDDTDSFLGPVAGADSGSPRQADSEPAASRREAVVEASVEFGDAGRVDILPGLVRLTRGGETIMLEIDRATGVIAPGDLPSWASQREPGAKVTVYFGFAGRAEIRDNKVKISRRFFGWENFFFDPRSPFWGRPVGEVASLILFGPRLQPDISNAALAFDNFVNNSEWQHGDVWLKLLQTIVMAFAGTVLAVIVAFPLSFAAARNIYPSRIANFALKRLFDFLRCVDMLIWALFFTRAFGPGPLAGISAIFFTDTGTFGKLYSETLENIDDKQREGVRSVGASPVVVQRYGVLPQVLPVFLSQALYFWESNTRSATIIGAVGAGGIGLKLWEAMRTNSDWENVAYMVLLILMVVFVFDNISSMLRQRLIGTDARSAH, encoded by the coding sequence ATGAGCATCACCCATGACATTCACGGCGTTGCGGCCCGCCATCCCGAAGTTTTCGCCCGCTCGCTGCGCAAGCGGCTGACCGGCTGGCTCGTCGGCGCCGGCATCATCGCCTATCTGGTTTTCGCCTGGTGGTTCTTCTCGATCGGGGCGGTCCTGTCCGGGGCCAATTGGGGCATTGCCGGCAACTATCTTGCCGATTGGGTCTCCTACGAAGTCCGCCCGGACATAGACTTCAAAGACAACCATCTGGAAATCTCCTATCCGCGTTTCTCCCCGCTGGGAGCCGATCCCCAGCCGGACTGGGTTTCCCTGAAATCGCAAACGGTCGAGATTCGATCCGAGGCCAAGCCGACGGCCACCGAGGGCGCGACCTCGGGAGCCGGCTTCCTCGGCAGTCTCGACGATGGCGGCTCGCAGGACGATACCGACAGCTTTCTCGGCCCGGTCGCGGGCGCAGACAGCGGATCACCGCGGCAGGCCGACAGCGAACCGGCCGCATCGAGGCGGGAAGCGGTGGTGGAAGCTTCCGTCGAGTTCGGCGACGCCGGCCGTGTCGATATCCTGCCCGGTCTGGTGCGCCTGACCCGCGGCGGCGAGACGATCATGCTGGAGATCGACCGGGCCACCGGCGTCATCGCGCCCGGCGATCTTCCTTCCTGGGCAAGCCAGCGCGAGCCTGGCGCGAAGGTGACGGTCTATTTCGGCTTCGCCGGTCGCGCCGAAATCCGCGACAACAAGGTCAAGATCAGCCGCCGGTTCTTCGGCTGGGAGAATTTCTTCTTCGACCCGCGATCGCCCTTCTGGGGCCGGCCGGTCGGGGAGGTTGCCAGTCTCATCCTGTTCGGCCCGCGCCTGCAGCCCGATATTTCCAACGCCGCGCTCGCCTTCGACAATTTCGTCAATAATTCCGAGTGGCAGCACGGGGACGTCTGGCTGAAGCTCTTGCAGACCATCGTCATGGCTTTCGCGGGCACGGTGCTCGCGGTGATCGTGGCTTTTCCGCTGTCTTTTGCTGCCGCGCGCAACATCTATCCGAGCCGCATCGCCAACTTTGCTCTTAAGCGGCTGTTCGACTTCCTGCGCTGCGTCGACATGCTCATCTGGGCGCTGTTCTTCACCCGCGCCTTCGGGCCGGGACCGCTGGCGGGCATTTCGGCGATCTTCTTCACCGACACCGGCACCTTCGGCAAGCTCTATTCCGAAACGCTGGAGAACATTGACGACAAGCAGCGCGAGGGCGTGCGCTCCGTGGGTGCCTCACCCGTCGTGGTGCAGCGCTACGGCGTGCTGCCGCAGGTGCTGCCGGTGTTCCTGAGCCAGGCGCTCTACTTCTGGGAATCGAACACGCGCTCGGCCACGATTATTGGCGCCGTGGGCGCAGGCGGCATAGGCCTGAAGCTGTGGGAAGCCATGCGCACGAATTCGGACTGGGAGAACGTGGCCTATATGGTGCTGCTCATTTTGATGGTGGTGTTCGTTTTCGACAATATATCGAGCATGCTCCGCCAGCGTTTGATAGGAACCGACGCAAGAAGCGCGCATTGA
- a CDS encoding TRAP transporter large permease, whose product MSLPLDLLMFAALIAAILVGYPVSFMMAGTAAIFALIGWMTGQFHPALLGALGQRVFGLLTNNVLIAIPLFVFMGVVLEKSRIAEELLETMGRLFGAMRGGLGVSVVLVGALLAASTGIVGATVVAMGLIALPTMVRNGYDPKLASGIVCTSGTLGQIIPPSTLLIILADVMSNAFQQAQYEQGKFSVETISVGQVFAAALLPGLTLVGVYIVYLLIKATFVPQSAPALAEAGERPSARQIMRAVVPPVLLIVAVLGSILGGVATPSEAASVGAVGALLLAGARAEKNARLIVAGAAALGLVAVLAGSVPVRLQRSDTDMADWALGGFLTLLVLMGLAAVLQSVWRAQKKGILTPIVTSTMTVTAMIFATILTASVFSLVFRGLGGDVRVEEFLTQMPGGPQGALIFVMVLIFVLGFFLDFVEISVIVLPLVAPILILMGHDPLWLAVLIAINLQTSFLTPPFGFSLFYLRSAAPKEITTRQIYRGVIPFIMLQIVGMAVIWFAPAVSTWLPRIIF is encoded by the coding sequence GCCATTCTCGTTGGTTATCCCGTTTCCTTCATGATGGCGGGAACCGCCGCCATTTTCGCCCTGATCGGATGGATGACCGGGCAGTTCCATCCCGCCCTCCTTGGTGCGCTCGGCCAGCGCGTCTTCGGCCTTTTGACGAATAACGTGCTGATCGCCATCCCGCTCTTCGTCTTCATGGGCGTGGTGCTGGAGAAGAGCCGCATTGCGGAAGAGCTTCTTGAAACCATGGGCCGGCTTTTCGGCGCCATGCGCGGCGGCCTCGGCGTATCGGTCGTGCTGGTCGGCGCGCTGCTTGCCGCCTCGACGGGTATCGTCGGCGCGACCGTTGTGGCGATGGGCCTGATCGCACTGCCCACCATGGTGCGCAACGGATACGATCCGAAGCTTGCCTCGGGCATCGTCTGCACCTCCGGCACGCTCGGCCAGATCATCCCTCCCTCGACGCTGCTGATCATCCTCGCCGACGTCATGTCGAACGCCTTCCAGCAGGCGCAATACGAGCAGGGCAAATTCTCGGTCGAGACCATATCCGTGGGCCAGGTCTTTGCAGCGGCGCTCCTTCCCGGCCTGACACTGGTCGGCGTCTATATCGTCTATCTGCTGATCAAGGCGACTTTCGTCCCCCAATCCGCTCCCGCGCTGGCGGAAGCCGGAGAGCGTCCCTCCGCGCGCCAGATCATGCGCGCCGTGGTGCCGCCGGTTCTGCTCATCGTGGCTGTCCTGGGCTCCATACTCGGCGGCGTCGCGACGCCCAGCGAGGCGGCAAGCGTCGGCGCGGTCGGCGCGCTGCTTCTGGCCGGCGCGCGGGCGGAGAAGAATGCCCGCCTCATCGTCGCCGGCGCGGCCGCCCTCGGCCTCGTCGCCGTCCTGGCCGGCTCCGTGCCGGTGCGCCTGCAGCGCAGCGATACCGATATGGCCGACTGGGCACTCGGCGGATTTCTCACCCTGTTGGTGCTGATGGGCCTTGCGGCCGTCCTGCAATCGGTGTGGCGGGCGCAAAAGAAGGGGATCCTGACCCCCATCGTCACTTCGACCATGACCGTGACGGCGATGATCTTCGCGACGATCCTGACCGCGTCGGTCTTTTCGCTGGTGTTCAGGGGCTTGGGCGGCGATGTGCGGGTGGAAGAATTCCTCACGCAGATGCCCGGCGGCCCGCAAGGCGCGCTGATCTTCGTGATGGTGCTCATCTTCGTGCTCGGCTTCTTTCTCGATTTCGTCGAGATATCGGTGATCGTGCTGCCGCTGGTCGCGCCCATCCTCATCCTCATGGGGCACGATCCGCTGTGGCTGGCGGTGCTTATCGCCATCAACCTGCAGACCTCGTTCCTCACCCCGCCCTTCGGTTTCTCGCTGTTTTATCTGAGGTCGGCCGCGCCCAAGGAGATCACGACCAGGCAGATCTATCGAGGGGTTATCCCCTTCATCATGCTGCAGATCGTCGGCATGGCGGTGATCTGGTTCGCGCCGGCCGTTTCCACCTGGCTACCGCGCATCATATTCTGA
- a CDS encoding retropepsin-like aspartic protease family protein, which translates to MPARTKGWIMLRKFILAGAFIGVVVALPAIHVENPELLGQLVRHAYERATPQAEPTKLTVTLDRAETAPGTETLLGKRVRIPADAQGHYEAEFKLNGRRVDALVDTGATFVAINQSTARRIGLKLARSDFRYKVNTANGEAAAAAAEIASLQIGRIHVGNVQAVILEDKALDGALIGLSFLNRLASFQMQNGALLLEQ; encoded by the coding sequence ATGCCCGCGCGAACAAAGGGCTGGATCATGCTGCGCAAGTTCATCCTGGCGGGTGCGTTCATCGGCGTCGTCGTGGCGCTGCCCGCCATACATGTCGAGAATCCGGAACTGCTTGGCCAGCTGGTTCGCCATGCCTATGAACGGGCCACGCCCCAGGCCGAGCCGACCAAGCTGACCGTGACCCTGGATCGGGCCGAGACCGCGCCCGGAACCGAGACCCTCCTGGGCAAGCGTGTGCGCATCCCCGCCGATGCGCAAGGCCACTACGAGGCTGAGTTCAAGCTGAACGGTCGCCGCGTCGATGCGCTGGTAGACACCGGCGCGACCTTCGTTGCGATAAATCAATCCACGGCCCGGCGGATCGGCCTGAAGCTTGCCCGCTCCGACTTTCGCTACAAGGTCAACACCGCCAATGGCGAGGCGGCCGCCGCCGCCGCAGAGATCGCCAGCCTGCAGATCGGCCGCATCCATGTCGGCAATGTGCAGGCCGTGATCCTGGAAGACAAGGCTCTCGACGGGGCGTTGATCGGGCTCAGCTTCCTCAACCGCCTGGCCAGCTTTCAGATGCAGAACGGCGCCCTGCTTCTGGAGCAGTAG
- the phnN gene encoding phosphonate metabolism protein/1,5-bisphosphokinase (PRPP-forming) PhnN: MVSASIERAQAEAPFPIGHGVFVAVAGPSGAGKDSVMDYARGRLGSHSDDIVFIRRIITRPMEPGSEVHDTLDDDAFAKAEAEGRFAASWRANGLAYGIPAEADDIVRSGRVVVANVSRGAMGALRGRYHHFLPVIVTAPPAILAERLSARGRESREEVLARLERAADRSLQVRDAVVIENSGPLEEAGEKFLEVLRKAAAWSDVCDMV; this comes from the coding sequence ATGGTTTCGGCCAGCATAGAACGCGCGCAGGCGGAGGCTCCCTTCCCGATAGGGCATGGCGTTTTCGTGGCCGTTGCCGGTCCTTCCGGCGCGGGCAAGGATTCCGTAATGGACTACGCCAGGGGGCGGCTTGGCTCCCATTCCGACGATATCGTCTTCATACGGCGAATTATCACGCGGCCCATGGAGCCGGGCTCGGAAGTCCACGACACGCTGGACGATGACGCTTTCGCCAAGGCCGAGGCTGAAGGGCGTTTCGCGGCATCGTGGCGCGCCAACGGGCTGGCCTACGGCATTCCCGCCGAAGCCGATGACATCGTGCGTTCCGGGCGCGTGGTCGTCGCGAACGTGTCCCGCGGCGCCATGGGTGCGCTGCGCGGGCGGTATCATCACTTCCTGCCGGTGATCGTGACCGCGCCTCCCGCCATCCTCGCCGAACGTCTTTCGGCGCGCGGCCGCGAGAGCCGCGAAGAGGTGCTGGCCCGGCTTGAGCGGGCAGCAGACCGGTCGCTGCAGGTGCGCGATGCCGTGGTGATCGAGAATTCCGGTCCGCTTGAAGAAGCCGGCGAAAAGTTTCTGGAGGTCCTGCGCAAGGCGGCGGCGTGGAGCGACGTGTGTGATATGGTCTGA